A part of Capsicum annuum cultivar UCD-10X-F1 chromosome 6, UCD10Xv1.1, whole genome shotgun sequence genomic DNA contains:
- the LOC107875715 gene encoding serrate RNA effector molecule isoform X1 has product MAEEMDVPVDDTERRRETSKENANKSAVAEPESPIPPLPPPQSPTPPLPLPQSSPRRITPPESPTPRLPPPEQRGGQKDDIRGGRGDYYDRNRFSPPRVRYFKRRRPSYSPPHPPLYRDRRGAHSPSPSPPPYRGRRGGHSASPSPPQYRYRHGGNSASPPTPSYRYRRGGHSASPSSSPYRGRRGGHSASPSPPQCRDRPRRSPPFPPYKRPRRDDYQGSYQYRRGRGYGPGDWRYGYDYQVCYERETGGRLGYPVERPHDRFIGRSSDRVTGRGGFANALVAGADQREGLKSYKQFIQELEDDILPAEAESRYQEYKSGYIEAHKRVYFGAHKDEEWLKDKYHPTNLISVIERRNELARKLAKDFFLDMQSGIFDIGPRVTPASAKKPGRSNESNSDEVDEDGKRRRHGRVPPKDTASLSAAPMAHQVSSEPRRVQIDIEQARELLRKLDSEKGIEDNILSQSDHTGSRDKSHGDTSGPIIIIRGLTSVKGLDGTELLDTVLTYLWRIHGVDYYGMTETNEAKGLRHVRVEDKASNVTINGAEWEKKLDTHWQGRLKGQDPLELMTANEKFDAAANECLDPYVRKIKDEKYGWKYGCGAKGCTKLFHATSFVHKHLKLKHPDLVMELTSEVCEDQYFQNYMNDENAPGGTPVLQPSLPKEKALNNRLGPVGRVKDDRGNRRDRDGRGNGGERFDRSVNPQSTDFQSKNDGASKDRPGEHMFDTSGRQGIPVAPFSSDMAPLPILMPVPGAGPLGPFIPAPPEVARRMMREQVGSSPFEGGRLGLSGAATNRPAVLPPAFRQDPRRLRSYHDLDAPDKEVTVIDYRSL; this is encoded by the exons ATGGCCGAAGAAATGGACGTTCCGGTGGATGATACAGAACGCCGCCGTGAAACTAGCAAGGAAAATGCTAACAAGTCCGCCGTAGCGGAGCCGGAGTCTCCTATTCCACCGCTTCCACCGCCGCAGTCTCCTACACCACCGCTTCCACTGCCTCAGTCTTCTCCACGACGGATTACACCGCCGGAGTCTCCTACACCACGGCTGCCACCGCCGGAGCAGAGAGGCGGACAGAAGGATGATATTCGAGGTGGCCGTGGAGATTACTATGATCGTAACCGGTTTTCTCCGCCACGAGTGCGTTACTTTAAGCGGAGACGTCCTAGCTATAGTCCTCCTCATCCACCTCTATATCGTGATCGTCGTGGTGCACATTCTCCTTCACCTTCTCCTCCTCCGTATCGGGGCCGTCGTGGTGGACATTCTGCTTCACCTTCTCCACCTCAGTATCGGTACCGTCATGGTGGAAATTCTGCTTCCCCTCCTACTCCTTCATATCGATACCGTCGTGGTGGACATTCTGCTTCCCCTTCTTCTTCTCCGTATCGGGGCCGTCGTGGTGGACATTCTGCTTCCCCTTCTCCACCTCAGTGTCGGGACCGTCCTCGCCGTTCGCCACCATTTCCACCTTACAAGCGCCCGCGGAGGGATGATTACCAAGGCAGCTACCAATACAGACGTGGACGTGGTTATGGACCTGGTGATTGGAG gtatggttatGACTATCAAGTTTGTTACGAGCGCGAGACAGGAGGCAGGCTTGGTTATCCTGTCGAGAGGCCTCATGATCGATTCATTGGCCGTTCATCAG ACAGGGTTACTGGTCGTGGTGGATTTGCTAATGCTCTTGTTGCAGGGGCCGATCAGAG AGAAGGATTGAAGTCTTATAAGCAGTTTATTCAAGAGCTTGAAGATGATATTTTGCCAGCTGAAGCTGAGAGCAG GTACCAAGAATACAAGTCTGGCTATATAGAAGCCCATAAAAGAGTTTATTTTGGTGCTCATAAAGATGAAGAATG GTTGAAGGACAAATACCATCCTACAAACTTAATTTCTGTTATTGAAAG GAGGAATGAACTTGCACGGAAGTTGGCAAAAGATTTCTTCCTTGATATGCAAAGTGGAATATTTGATAT AGGTCCTAGGGTTACTCCTGCTTCTGCAAAAAAGCCAGGACGGTCAAATGAGTCAAATTCTGATGAAGTAGATGAGGATGGCAAAAGAAGGCGGCATGGTAGGGTACCCCCTAAAGATACTGCTTCACTTTCAGCTGCTCCAATGGCTCACCAAGTGAGTTCTGAACCCAGAAGAGTCCAGATTGATATTGAACAAGCACGGGAACTTTTGAGAAAGCTCGACTCAGAGAAGGGAATAGAGGATAACATATTGTCTCAGTCTGATCATACAGGAAGCAGAGACAAGTCTCATGGGGATACCTCTGGCCCAATAATTATCATAAGGGGCTTAACTTCAGTAAAAGGTCTTGATGGGACCGAGCTGCTCGATACAGTTCTAACCTATTTGTGGCGCATTCATGGGGTGGATTACTATGGAATGACTGAAACAAATGAAGCTAAGGGTTTGCGCCATGTGAGAGTGGAGGACAAGGCTTCCAATGTAACAATAAATGGTGCAGAGTGGGAaaagaaacttgacacacattGGCAAGGAAGGCTGAAGGGACAGGATCCGTTAGAGTTAATGACTGCAAATGAAAAATTTGATGCAGCTGCTAATGAATGTTTAGATCCCTATGTCCGTAAGATTAAGGATGAGAAATATGGTTGGAAGTATGGGTGTGGAGCCAAGGGTTGTACAAAGCTCTTCCATGCTACATCATTCGTCCATAAGCATTTGAAGTTAAAACACCCTGATTTGGTGATGGAGCTCACTTCTGAAGTGTGTGAAGACCAATACTTCCAGAATTATATGAA TGATGAAAATGCTCCTGGTGGGACCCCTGTATTGCAGCCATCCCTTCCG AAAGAGAAGGCACTAAACAACCGACTTGGGCCAGTTGGTAGAGTGAAGGATGACAGAGGGAACCGTAGAGATCGTGATGGTCGAGGTAATGGTGGTGAAAGGTTTGATAGATCAGTGAACCCTCAATCAACGGATTTTCAATCCAAGAATGATGGTGCCAGTAAGGACAGACCTGGTGAACATATGTTTGACACATCTGGTAGACAAGGGATTCCAGTTGCTCCTTTTTCCTCAGACATGGCTCCTCTACCTATACTGATGCCTGTTCCTGGTGCCGG TCCTCTTGGGCCTTTTATACCTGCACCGCCCGAAGTTGCAAGGCGAATGATGCGAGAACAAGTTGGCTCCTCTCCTTTTGAAGGTGGTAGACTTGGTTTGTCAGGGGCTGCAACAAATCGACCAGCTGTGTTACCTCCTGCATTTCGACAAGATCCTCGGCGTTTAAGAAG TTACCATGATCTTGATGCACCCGACAAGGAAGTTACTGTGATAGACTACAGAAGTTTGTAG
- the LOC107875717 gene encoding protein FAR1-RELATED SEQUENCE 3 isoform X2 produces MEDQMHPMGIALLNRKWVGLRRVSGESCDAMLRVELKGQNKWVVTKYVKEHSHSLVYPNKVHYQRLHKHFAVTKKNVTENNQGVGIVPSGVMYVSVDGNRIPVEMNHGAKRTRPDELDQTVKNTAFQSFSPRHCNQRRTLGRDAQNLLDYFKKMQAENPGFYYAIQLDEDNRMANVFWADARSRNAYSHFCDAVILDTMYRVNQCRVPFAPLTGVNHHDQTILFGCALLLDESEATFVWLFKTFLAAMNDRAPVSIMTDRDTVIKSAVAQVFPETRHCINKWNVLRGGQDRMAHVCHMYPNFQVELYNCINLTDTVEEFETYWEIILDKYDLKKNDWLLSIYNIRHQWVPVYFRDTFVAAISPNQEYECSFFDGYVNQQITLPLFFRQYERALENSLEKEIEADFDTICATPPLRTPSPMEKQAATVYTKKIFLKFQEELVETFVYTANRIDGDGVISTFRVAKFEDDQKAYIVSLNISELKANCSCQMFECSGILCRHILTVFTVNNILTLPSHYILKRWTINAKCGAESAEQVHDTESMAQRYNSLCREAIRYAEDGAVSQEAYNAVLGALKEGGKKVALAKIKVTKVSPPNSLVSGAGYDDRRTSISASEMTPLLWPRQDEMTKRFNLNDTGSPARAVADLNAQRMAPVSLHHDDGHADNTVILPCLKSMTWVMENKTSAPENRVAVINLKLQDYSRTPSRESEVKFQLSRITLEPMLKSMAYISEQLSAPANRVAVINLKLQDTETTSGESEVKFQVSRDTLGAMLRSMAYIREQLSNTVESQLEIPAKKQRR; encoded by the exons ATTATCAGAGACTGCACAAGCATTTTGCGGTGACAAAAAAGAATGTAACTGAGAATAATCAGGGTGTTGGGATTGTTCCTAGTGGTGTAATGTATGTCTCAGTAGACGGTAACCGCATCCCTGTAGAGATGAACCATGGAGCTAAGAGAACTCGTCCTGATGAGTTAGATCAAACTGTTAAGAATACTGCATTTCAGAGTTTTTCTCCTAGACATTGCAATCAACGAAGAACTTTAGGGAGAGATGCTCAGAATCTTCTTGATTACTTCAAGAAAATGCAGGCTGAGAATCCTGGATTTTACTATGCCATACAATTGGATGAAGATAATCGCATGGCTAATGTATTTTGGGCTGATGCAAGGTCGAGAAATGCATATAGTCATTTTTGTGATGCTGTTATACTGGACACAATGTACAGAGTTAATCAGTGCAGAGTCCCATTTGCTCCGCTCACAGGAGTAAATCATCATGATCAGACAATTTTGTTTGGTTGTGCGCTTCTTCTAGATGAGTCCGAGGCTACATTTGTCTGGCTATTCAAGACCTTCCTTGCCGCTATGAATGACCGTGCCCCTGTCTCAATAATGACTGATCGGGACACTGTTATAAAATCTGCAGTTGCTCAAGTTTTTCCTGAAACACGGCATTGTATCAACAAGTGGAATGTATTAAGGGGTGGCCAGGATAGAATGGCTCATGTGTGTCACATGTACCCAAATTTCCAGGTTGAACTCTATAATTGTATCAATTTGACTGACACAGTTGAAGAATTTGAAACATATTGGGAAATAATCCTTGATAAGTATGACCTGAAGAAGAATGATTGGCTtctatccatatataatatacgTCACCAGTGGGTACCAGTTTATTTTCGTGATACTTTCGTTGCAGCCATCTCTCCTAACCAGGAATATGAATGCTCATTTTTCGATGGCTATGTGAATCAACAGATTACATTGCCATTGTTCTTCAGGCAGTATGAAAGAGCTTTGGAGAATTCACTTGAGAAGGAAATAGAAGCTGATTTTGATACGATATGCGCCACTCCACCTCTAAGGACACCGTCTCCAATGGAGAAACAGGCAGCAACTGTAtacacaaagaaaatattcttaaaatttcaagaagaGTTAGTGGAGACATTTGTCTATACTGCAAACAGAATTGATGGAGATGGGGTTATCAGCACATTCAGAGTTGCAAAATTTGAGGATGACCAGAAAGCATACATTGTCTCATTGAATATATCTGAACTGAAAGCAAATTGCAGCTGCCAGATGTTTGAATGTAGTGGTATCCTCTGTAGACATATTCTTACAGTTTTTACAGTAAATAATATTCTTACATTGCCATCACATTACATCTTGAAGCGGTGGACAATAAATGCAAAATGCGGTGCTGAATCAGCTGAACAAGTACATGATACTGAATCAATGGCACAGAGATACAACAGTCTCTGCAGGGAAGCCATAAGATATGCCGAAGATGGGGCTGTATCTCAAGAGGCATATAATGCTGTATTAGGCGCACTTAAAGAAGGAGGAAAGAAGGTGGCTCttgcaaaaataaaagtaactaaAGTTTCACCTCCTAACTCACTGGTCAGTGGTGCTGGCTATGATGATCGGAGGACGTCTATCTCTGCTTCAGAAATGACACCATTATTGTGGCCACGACAAGATGAAATGACAAAGCGCTTTAACCTTAATGACACTGGCAGTCCTGCTCGGGCTGTAGCTGATTTAAATGCTCAGCGCATGGCCCCTGTGTCTCTTCACCATGATGATGGTCATGCAGATAACACG GTGATTCTTCCTTGTCTCAAGTCAATGACTTGGGTGATGGAGAATAAAACTTCGGCACCTGAGAATAGAGTTGCTGTCATCAACCTGAAG CTGCAAGATTACAGTAGGACTCCTTCACGAGAATCAGAAGTTAAGTTTCAGCTATCCCGGATCACACTAGAGCCCATGTTGAAGTCTATGGCCTATATCAGCGAGCAGCTTTCGGCCCCGGCTAATAGGGTTGCTGTCATCAATCTGAAG CTTCAAGATACAGAAACAACTTCAGGAGAGTCAGAGGTGAAGTTTCAGGTTTCTAGAGATACTTTAGGTGCCATGTTGAGGTCAATGGCATATATCCGCGAGCAACTGTCAAATACA GTTGAGTCGCAACTGGAGATTCCGGCAAAAAAGCAAAGGAGGTAA
- the LOC107875715 gene encoding serrate RNA effector molecule isoform X2 encodes MAEEMDVPVDDTERRRETSKENANKSAVAEPESPIPPLPPPQSPTPPLPLPQSSPRRITPPESPTPRLPPPEQRGGQKDDIRGGRGDYYDRNRFSPPRVRYFKRRRPSYSPPHPPLYRDRRGAHSPSPSPPPYRGRRGGHSASPSPPQYRYRHGGNSASPPTPSYRYRRGGHSASPSSSPYRGRRGGHSASPSPPQCRDRPRRSPPFPPYKRPRRDDYQGSYQYRRGRGYGPGDWRYGYDYQVCYERETGGRLGYPVERPHDRFIGRSSDRVTGRGGFANALVAGADQREGLKSYKQFIQELEDDILPAEAESRYQEYKSGYIEAHKRVYFGAHKDEEWLKDKYHPTNLISVIERRNELARKLAKDFFLDMQSGIFDIGPRVTPASAKKPGRSNESNSDEVDEDGKRRRHGRVPPKDTASLSAAPMAHQVSSEPRRVQIDIEQARELLRKLDSEKGIEDNILSQSDHTGSRDKSHGDTSGPIIIIRGLTSVKGLDGTELLDTVLTYLWRIHGVDYYGMTETNEAKGLRHVRVEDKASNVTINGAEWEKKLDTHWQGRLKGQDPLELMTANEKFDAAANECLDPYVRKIKDEKYGWKYGCGAKGCTKLFHATSFVHKHLKLKHPDLVMELTSEVCEDQYFQNYMNDENAPGGTPVLQPSLPFYVLLYGDLTA; translated from the exons ATGGCCGAAGAAATGGACGTTCCGGTGGATGATACAGAACGCCGCCGTGAAACTAGCAAGGAAAATGCTAACAAGTCCGCCGTAGCGGAGCCGGAGTCTCCTATTCCACCGCTTCCACCGCCGCAGTCTCCTACACCACCGCTTCCACTGCCTCAGTCTTCTCCACGACGGATTACACCGCCGGAGTCTCCTACACCACGGCTGCCACCGCCGGAGCAGAGAGGCGGACAGAAGGATGATATTCGAGGTGGCCGTGGAGATTACTATGATCGTAACCGGTTTTCTCCGCCACGAGTGCGTTACTTTAAGCGGAGACGTCCTAGCTATAGTCCTCCTCATCCACCTCTATATCGTGATCGTCGTGGTGCACATTCTCCTTCACCTTCTCCTCCTCCGTATCGGGGCCGTCGTGGTGGACATTCTGCTTCACCTTCTCCACCTCAGTATCGGTACCGTCATGGTGGAAATTCTGCTTCCCCTCCTACTCCTTCATATCGATACCGTCGTGGTGGACATTCTGCTTCCCCTTCTTCTTCTCCGTATCGGGGCCGTCGTGGTGGACATTCTGCTTCCCCTTCTCCACCTCAGTGTCGGGACCGTCCTCGCCGTTCGCCACCATTTCCACCTTACAAGCGCCCGCGGAGGGATGATTACCAAGGCAGCTACCAATACAGACGTGGACGTGGTTATGGACCTGGTGATTGGAG gtatggttatGACTATCAAGTTTGTTACGAGCGCGAGACAGGAGGCAGGCTTGGTTATCCTGTCGAGAGGCCTCATGATCGATTCATTGGCCGTTCATCAG ACAGGGTTACTGGTCGTGGTGGATTTGCTAATGCTCTTGTTGCAGGGGCCGATCAGAG AGAAGGATTGAAGTCTTATAAGCAGTTTATTCAAGAGCTTGAAGATGATATTTTGCCAGCTGAAGCTGAGAGCAG GTACCAAGAATACAAGTCTGGCTATATAGAAGCCCATAAAAGAGTTTATTTTGGTGCTCATAAAGATGAAGAATG GTTGAAGGACAAATACCATCCTACAAACTTAATTTCTGTTATTGAAAG GAGGAATGAACTTGCACGGAAGTTGGCAAAAGATTTCTTCCTTGATATGCAAAGTGGAATATTTGATAT AGGTCCTAGGGTTACTCCTGCTTCTGCAAAAAAGCCAGGACGGTCAAATGAGTCAAATTCTGATGAAGTAGATGAGGATGGCAAAAGAAGGCGGCATGGTAGGGTACCCCCTAAAGATACTGCTTCACTTTCAGCTGCTCCAATGGCTCACCAAGTGAGTTCTGAACCCAGAAGAGTCCAGATTGATATTGAACAAGCACGGGAACTTTTGAGAAAGCTCGACTCAGAGAAGGGAATAGAGGATAACATATTGTCTCAGTCTGATCATACAGGAAGCAGAGACAAGTCTCATGGGGATACCTCTGGCCCAATAATTATCATAAGGGGCTTAACTTCAGTAAAAGGTCTTGATGGGACCGAGCTGCTCGATACAGTTCTAACCTATTTGTGGCGCATTCATGGGGTGGATTACTATGGAATGACTGAAACAAATGAAGCTAAGGGTTTGCGCCATGTGAGAGTGGAGGACAAGGCTTCCAATGTAACAATAAATGGTGCAGAGTGGGAaaagaaacttgacacacattGGCAAGGAAGGCTGAAGGGACAGGATCCGTTAGAGTTAATGACTGCAAATGAAAAATTTGATGCAGCTGCTAATGAATGTTTAGATCCCTATGTCCGTAAGATTAAGGATGAGAAATATGGTTGGAAGTATGGGTGTGGAGCCAAGGGTTGTACAAAGCTCTTCCATGCTACATCATTCGTCCATAAGCATTTGAAGTTAAAACACCCTGATTTGGTGATGGAGCTCACTTCTGAAGTGTGTGAAGACCAATACTTCCAGAATTATATGAA TGATGAAAATGCTCCTGGTGGGACCCCTGTATTGCAGCCATCCCTTCCG TTTTACgttttactctatggtgattTAACTGCATAG